Proteins from a single region of Dyadobacter fanqingshengii:
- a CDS encoding zinc-dependent metalloprotease: protein MTNLSSKLLLVFLLIIISKTFVLAQESDALLNRCASTERDALMISKFPALQNLRIKSEEAIQKRIKANKTSLRANADEIITIPVVVHVVHSEEGKTIGGQGNANITDAQVQSQIDVLNEDYGNASGYKGFYTDSLGIDTGIRFRLVTVVRTFNEKEQFSPITDADQLAEISPAWLTNRYLNIWVCRLSDRYLGTSQFPVVTELNDLTAGLSTAEDGAVRSLTDGVIIDFRYFGRNSPAITSSVYNLGRTTTHEVGHWLGLIHIWGDRNCGTDHCEDTPTAFTKNETTDISCTPVFSECRGVTTRNMIENYMDYSPDVCMSVFTNDQKERMHAVLELSPRRAKLVEYSKITGEDLLVELYPNPVSETLTANVFTPNFQLFTVEVINQRGQRMVSGATNLNYLDVEKFPSGLYYYKVSSGGQTVTKRFVVR from the coding sequence ATGACAAATCTGAGCAGTAAGCTTCTGCTGGTCTTTTTATTGATTATCATTTCAAAAACGTTCGTGCTGGCGCAGGAAAGCGACGCGCTGCTTAACCGCTGCGCCAGCACCGAACGGGATGCGCTGATGATCTCCAAATTTCCTGCGTTGCAAAACCTGCGGATAAAGTCAGAGGAAGCCATTCAAAAGCGTATCAAAGCAAACAAGACATCATTACGTGCCAATGCGGATGAGATCATAACAATTCCGGTTGTCGTGCATGTTGTGCATAGCGAGGAAGGCAAAACGATCGGCGGGCAAGGCAATGCGAACATTACAGATGCACAGGTTCAAAGTCAGATCGACGTTTTGAACGAAGATTATGGCAATGCATCGGGTTACAAGGGTTTTTACACAGATTCATTGGGTATCGACACAGGAATTCGGTTCAGGTTGGTGACCGTTGTGCGGACGTTTAACGAGAAAGAACAATTCAGTCCCATCACAGATGCCGACCAGCTGGCCGAAATTTCTCCCGCGTGGCTGACTAACCGTTATCTCAACATCTGGGTTTGCCGGTTATCTGACCGTTATTTGGGGACGTCCCAGTTCCCGGTCGTGACGGAGCTTAATGATCTTACTGCGGGCCTGTCCACGGCCGAGGACGGAGCTGTACGATCATTAACCGATGGTGTTATCATTGACTTTCGTTATTTCGGCAGGAATTCGCCTGCGATTACAAGCTCAGTTTACAATCTCGGCCGCACTACCACGCATGAAGTAGGGCATTGGCTCGGGCTGATCCACATTTGGGGCGACAGGAATTGCGGGACCGATCATTGCGAGGATACGCCAACGGCATTTACCAAAAATGAAACAACCGACATTTCGTGTACACCCGTCTTTTCCGAATGCCGCGGAGTAACAACGCGGAACATGATTGAAAACTACATGGATTATTCTCCTGATGTTTGTATGAGTGTTTTTACCAATGATCAGAAGGAGCGGATGCACGCGGTGCTCGAATTAAGTCCGAGGCGGGCGAAACTGGTGGAATATTCAAAGATCACCGGCGAAGATCTGCTCGTTGAATTGTATCCCAATCCGGTTAGTGAAACATTGACAGCGAATGTTTTTACACCCAACTTTCAGCTTTTTACAGTTGAGGTTATCAATCAGCGCGGCCAGCGCATGGTTTCCGGCGCGACGAATTTGAATTATCTGGACGTTGAAAAGTTTCCCAGCGGATTGTATTATTACAAAGTTTCTTCCGGCGGACAAACGGTCACCAAACGGTTCGTAGTTCGTTAG
- the dnaB gene encoding replicative DNA helicase, with translation MENDKAPGNFNKSGSKQSNQGRKPMGARTPGIEQTFSKLPPQAVDLEEAVLGALMIEKDALTAVADILRPDSFYKEAHVRIYTAIITLFADSEPIDMLTVTAKLRSTGELELIGGAQYIMELTSKVNSAANIEFHARIISQAFIKRELIKVASEIQREAFEDTTDVFRLLDKTEQNLFQISESNIKKNYADMGALMRQALAELDQKKNNKDGLTGVPSGFSALDRLTSGWQKTELMILAARPGMGKTAFVVSSLRNAAVDFNMPVAIFSLEMSSVQLVNRLISAEAEIDSEKIRKGSLAPHEWEQLHHRIHRLTNAPIYIDDTPALSILELRAKCRRLKAQHDIQMIVIDYLQLMTGDTGGKGAGNREQEIAMISRSLKNLAKELDVPVIALSQLSRAVETRGGEKRPQLSDLRESGSIEQDADMVLFLYRPEYYGITEDESGNSVAGIGEVIVAKNRAGSLDTVQLRFIGKYTKFTDLDSQFTPAPFSVDRPIQTTNPIASFESQSKPAPAGGTLRSRANDLSNFDYKGPDSEPPF, from the coding sequence ATGGAAAACGACAAGGCACCCGGCAATTTCAACAAATCAGGATCTAAGCAAAGCAATCAGGGGCGCAAGCCAATGGGCGCCAGAACACCTGGTATCGAGCAGACTTTCAGCAAGTTACCTCCTCAGGCGGTGGACCTGGAAGAGGCTGTTTTGGGTGCTTTAATGATTGAGAAAGATGCACTGACGGCTGTCGCAGATATCCTTCGGCCAGACAGTTTCTACAAGGAAGCGCACGTCCGGATCTATACCGCAATTATCACCCTTTTTGCCGATTCGGAGCCGATTGACATGCTTACTGTCACCGCTAAACTCCGTAGCACTGGGGAACTTGAACTCATCGGCGGGGCGCAATACATTATGGAGCTGACTTCCAAGGTCAACTCTGCGGCCAACATTGAATTCCATGCGCGGATCATTTCGCAGGCTTTCATCAAACGTGAGCTTATTAAGGTCGCGTCGGAGATCCAGCGAGAAGCATTTGAAGACACAACCGACGTTTTCAGGCTTTTGGATAAAACAGAACAGAATCTGTTCCAGATTTCCGAATCCAATATCAAGAAGAATTATGCTGATATGGGTGCGCTGATGCGTCAGGCACTGGCAGAACTCGATCAGAAAAAGAATAATAAGGACGGTCTTACCGGAGTTCCATCCGGATTCAGTGCCCTGGACAGACTGACTTCGGGCTGGCAGAAAACGGAATTAATGATTCTCGCAGCCCGTCCGGGTATGGGGAAAACAGCATTTGTCGTTTCATCGCTGCGCAATGCGGCTGTGGATTTTAATATGCCTGTTGCCATTTTCTCCCTCGAAATGTCCTCCGTTCAGCTGGTTAATCGTCTGATTTCCGCTGAGGCTGAGATTGATAGTGAAAAAATCAGGAAGGGAAGTCTGGCGCCGCACGAATGGGAGCAATTGCACCATCGCATTCACCGGCTCACCAATGCACCCATTTACATTGACGACACCCCTGCCCTATCCATTCTCGAACTGCGGGCCAAATGCCGACGCCTCAAAGCCCAGCACGACATCCAAATGATCGTGATTGACTATCTCCAGTTAATGACCGGGGACACAGGTGGAAAAGGAGCCGGTAACCGCGAGCAGGAAATTGCGATGATCTCGCGTTCGCTCAAAAACCTTGCAAAAGAGCTGGATGTGCCCGTTATTGCATTGTCACAGCTGAGCCGCGCGGTTGAAACGCGTGGTGGTGAAAAAAGGCCGCAGCTTTCGGATTTAAGGGAATCGGGATCGATCGAACAGGATGCAGATATGGTCCTTTTCTTGTATCGTCCTGAATATTATGGGATTACAGAAGATGAATCCGGAAATTCTGTTGCTGGGATTGGTGAAGTGATCGTTGCCAAAAACCGTGCGGGATCGCTGGATACGGTTCAGTTAAGGTTTATTGGAAAGTATACCAAATTCACGGACCTGGACTCACAATTCACCCCGGCACCATTCTCTGTAGACCGCCCTATTCAAACCACAAACCCGATCGCATCGTTCGAAAGCCAAAGTAAGCCCGCTCCGGCAGGCGGCACGCTCCGGAGCAGGGCAAATGATTTGAGTAATTTCGATTATAAAGGCCCGGATAGCGAACCACCATTCTAA
- the rlmD gene encoding 23S rRNA (uracil(1939)-C(5))-methyltransferase RlmD, with the protein MVKNIKYEYVEITDFAAEGKCIFKSEDGVIFVEGNVAPGDIVDLQVVKTKKKLKEAIVTKIHSHSPLRTDPYCLHNVVCGGCKWQHIAYEHQLKFKRQQVVDHFQRIGHIKNVSINEIIAAPKTEYYRNKLEFTFSNWRWLTKDQLDSGAKFTKHALGFHVPKRFDKIFTVDHCHLQPDPSNTIRNSLHHFGELHNIPYYDVKFNVGTLRNLVVRTANSGDVMVIVQFGEQNDEAIEQVMQYLHKTHSEITSLNYIVNLKGNDSYQDQEVIHYAGETTIRETMEDLTFLVGPKSFYQTNSEQAYQLFSVAREFAGLTGNESVYDLYTGTGTIANFVARRAGKVVGVEYVEAAVQDARKNSELNGITNTSFFAGDMRGIMNESFLKEHGRPDVIITDPPRAGMDQPVVETILKAAPDRIVYVSCNTATQARDLALMTGDYEVTKVQPVDMFPNTHHVENVALLVRR; encoded by the coding sequence ATGGTTAAGAATATCAAGTATGAATACGTTGAAATTACCGATTTTGCGGCAGAAGGCAAATGTATATTTAAATCAGAAGACGGCGTAATTTTTGTAGAAGGAAATGTGGCTCCCGGTGACATAGTTGATTTACAAGTTGTAAAAACCAAGAAAAAATTAAAGGAGGCGATCGTTACCAAGATCCATTCGCACTCGCCTCTTAGGACAGACCCATATTGCCTGCATAACGTTGTATGCGGTGGCTGCAAATGGCAACATATCGCCTATGAGCATCAGTTGAAATTCAAAAGACAACAGGTTGTTGACCATTTCCAGCGGATAGGACACATTAAAAATGTCAGCATCAATGAGATTATTGCTGCTCCGAAAACGGAGTATTACCGCAACAAACTCGAATTTACTTTTTCAAACTGGCGCTGGCTGACAAAAGATCAATTGGATTCCGGTGCGAAATTCACAAAACACGCGCTCGGCTTTCACGTCCCGAAGCGTTTTGACAAAATATTTACCGTAGACCATTGCCACCTGCAACCGGACCCTTCCAATACGATCCGAAATTCGTTGCATCATTTCGGTGAGCTGCATAACATTCCTTACTATGATGTAAAGTTCAACGTGGGAACGCTGCGCAACCTGGTGGTAAGGACGGCCAATTCGGGCGATGTGATGGTTATCGTGCAGTTTGGCGAGCAGAATGATGAAGCCATCGAGCAGGTGATGCAGTATTTGCATAAAACCCACAGCGAAATCACCTCATTGAATTACATTGTTAATTTAAAAGGAAATGATTCCTACCAGGATCAGGAAGTGATCCATTATGCAGGTGAAACGACAATCCGGGAGACGATGGAAGACTTGACTTTCCTCGTCGGTCCCAAGTCTTTCTATCAAACCAATTCGGAGCAGGCTTACCAGCTTTTCAGCGTAGCGCGTGAATTTGCGGGTTTGACCGGCAATGAGTCCGTGTATGATCTTTATACTGGGACGGGCACGATAGCCAATTTTGTAGCGCGCAGGGCCGGGAAAGTTGTAGGCGTTGAATATGTTGAAGCTGCGGTGCAGGACGCCAGAAAGAACTCAGAACTGAACGGAATTACAAACACATCCTTTTTCGCAGGTGACATGCGGGGCATCATGAACGAAAGCTTCCTGAAAGAACACGGAAGGCCCGATGTCATCATTACCGATCCGCCGCGTGCAGGAATGGATCAGCCCGTTGTAGAAACGATCCTGAAAGCAGCGCCCGACCGCATTGTGTACGTAAGTTGCAATACAGCCACACAAGCGCGGGACCTCGCGTTAATGACGGGTGATTATGAGGTAACAAAGGTGCAGCCGGTTGATATGTTCCCGAATACGCACCACGTAGAGAATGTAGCGTTGCTGGTAAGGCGTTAG
- a CDS encoding T9SS type B sorting domain-containing protein, with protein sequence MKKRYILFMLMLFAFSKTYATHIVGGQLFITENPNNYYNYNIGLTMYFDALNGNPGAEDPFVNIYVFRKRDNQPIGYLQAPKIERKSVTYANPQCGISSLETYMITYSSSLRLEPTDFSDPQGYYMVWDRCCRNGTITNIQAPGDAGSLFYLEFPPLFKNNANFKNSSPVFPAIKGDYACVNSPFFFDFGGTDADGDSLTYKLITPMQGFSDKANPSVEARGSSNYPRLTWLPGISEANIIPGPKPLTVNAKTGMLSVTPGNVGLYVFAVQVDEFRNGVKIGSLTRDFQLKVVDCPKMDAPKLLFKPKGKNTYYTENEIITVKEGDPNCIEVMVTDPTINQIIRINGRAVNNSKDYFTILPAEFKTKIANDTLKFEVCLDECFVTYDERPIKIELIAEDESCPVPLMDTLSILIRRESSGNKSPEVTTSLPGQYVHVTAGVPITFTVYGKDIDKDSIALSGRGQDFNMVDMAMDFKATSGKAQIQQTFKWTPPCNAKKGDTLAVDFKVEDMRCVGNPLAVSKPVYFIIDQSPNNPPAVETSLATPEITYTIGSSSEIIFDVLATDPDTNTISLAAAGRGFSISDAGMKFANKTGVKQVTSPYAWSPECSMLEGESERTFTIDFITQDKSCAAATDTTTVKVIVKDDTSDVIPEFPNVITPNNDGKNDCFVLEHLPADNCVNQFKDVTIFNRWGKQVYYSKIRKNWCPTSISQGYYYYVVQYTKKSYKGGLTILK encoded by the coding sequence ATGAAAAAACGGTATATCTTATTCATGCTGATGCTGTTTGCCTTTTCCAAAACTTATGCAACTCATATCGTTGGCGGTCAGCTCTTTATCACTGAAAATCCAAACAACTATTATAATTACAACATCGGCTTAACGATGTATTTCGATGCCCTCAATGGTAACCCAGGCGCAGAAGACCCGTTTGTTAACATTTACGTCTTCCGAAAACGCGACAATCAGCCGATCGGGTATCTTCAGGCCCCAAAAATAGAACGAAAATCGGTCACGTATGCTAATCCGCAGTGCGGAATATCGTCGCTGGAAACATATATGATCACTTACAGCTCGTCTCTGCGGCTGGAACCTACCGATTTCAGCGATCCGCAAGGCTATTATATGGTTTGGGACCGTTGCTGCCGAAACGGCACGATCACCAACATTCAGGCGCCCGGCGACGCAGGAAGCCTTTTTTATCTCGAATTCCCCCCGCTTTTTAAAAACAATGCAAATTTCAAGAACTCCTCCCCTGTTTTTCCTGCAATAAAAGGCGATTATGCCTGTGTAAATTCTCCGTTCTTCTTTGATTTCGGAGGAACCGATGCGGATGGCGACAGTCTTACCTATAAGCTGATCACGCCGATGCAGGGATTTTCGGACAAGGCCAACCCGAGTGTGGAGGCTCGAGGGTCGTCCAATTATCCGCGCCTTACCTGGCTGCCAGGGATTTCGGAAGCCAATATTATTCCCGGCCCCAAGCCATTAACGGTCAATGCTAAAACGGGAATGCTTTCCGTCACGCCGGGAAATGTGGGGTTGTATGTGTTTGCGGTGCAGGTGGACGAGTTCCGGAATGGTGTGAAAATTGGCAGCCTAACCCGCGATTTCCAGCTGAAAGTGGTCGATTGCCCGAAGATGGACGCGCCGAAATTGTTGTTTAAACCAAAAGGTAAAAATACTTATTATACTGAAAACGAGATCATAACCGTCAAAGAGGGTGACCCAAACTGTATTGAAGTAATGGTCACCGATCCGACCATCAATCAGATCATCCGCATCAATGGCCGTGCCGTCAACAATTCCAAGGACTACTTTACAATTCTGCCGGCCGAATTCAAAACTAAAATTGCTAACGACACGCTGAAATTCGAGGTCTGCCTGGATGAATGTTTTGTGACGTATGACGAGCGCCCCATCAAGATTGAGCTGATCGCAGAAGACGAAAGCTGCCCGGTCCCGCTGATGGACACGCTGAGCATTCTGATACGCCGGGAAAGCAGCGGCAACAAATCGCCCGAGGTCACCACTTCCCTACCCGGCCAGTATGTGCATGTGACGGCGGGCGTGCCAATCACTTTCACCGTGTATGGAAAGGACATTGACAAAGACAGCATTGCGCTTTCTGGCCGCGGGCAGGATTTCAATATGGTGGATATGGCCATGGATTTCAAAGCTACCAGTGGAAAAGCGCAGATCCAGCAGACATTCAAATGGACGCCGCCTTGTAATGCCAAAAAGGGCGACACGCTGGCCGTGGATTTCAAAGTAGAAGATATGCGCTGCGTCGGAAACCCGCTCGCTGTTTCCAAGCCGGTTTACTTTATCATTGACCAGTCGCCTAACAACCCTCCTGCGGTCGAAACATCCCTGGCCACACCAGAGATCACCTATACGATTGGCAGCAGCTCTGAAATCATCTTTGACGTCCTGGCCACCGACCCTGACACCAACACGATCAGCCTCGCCGCAGCCGGCCGCGGGTTCAGCATTAGCGATGCCGGGATGAAGTTTGCGAACAAGACCGGCGTGAAGCAGGTAACGTCGCCTTACGCCTGGTCACCAGAATGTTCAATGCTCGAAGGAGAGTCCGAAAGAACATTCACGATCGACTTCATCACCCAGGATAAAAGCTGCGCTGCCGCCACCGACACAACCACTGTGAAAGTGATTGTGAAGGACGATACTTCGGACGTGATTCCCGAATTTCCAAACGTGATAACGCCAAACAATGATGGCAAAAATGACTGCTTTGTTTTAGAACATTTGCCCGCCGATAACTGTGTAAACCAGTTCAAAGATGTGACCATTTTCAACCGCTGGGGCAAGCAGGTTTATTACTCTAAAATCAGGAAAAACTGGTGCCCTACCAGCATTTCTCAGGGCTACTATTATTACGTCGTGCAGTACACCAAAAAGTCATACAAAGGCGGGTTAACCATCCTCAAATAA
- a CDS encoding PhoH family protein yields the protein MLEKIITLEDVSMVDFLGIHNSNIKEVAAAFPGSKIISRGNEIRIQGTAPEIIRITDVMDSLIAHYQKYGKVTNDNVKGYLNGVVKSPVTSAEDDADVIIYGNKGLVVKAKTPNQKLLVEQAEKFDLVFAVGPAGTGKTYTAVAIAVRALKNKEVRKIIITRPAVEAGENLGFLPGDLKEKIDPYLRPIYDALDDMIAPEKLKLYLESRVIEIAPLAYMRGRTLNNAFILLDEAQNTTPMQMKMFLTRMGPSSKAIITGDKSQIDLPKNLKSGLIDSLAVLKGIKGISFVELDGSDVVRHRLVKDILAAYDKSEQ from the coding sequence TTGCTGGAAAAAATCATCACGCTCGAGGACGTTTCAATGGTTGATTTTTTGGGTATTCATAATTCGAATATCAAGGAAGTTGCAGCCGCTTTCCCTGGAAGCAAAATTATTTCACGCGGAAACGAGATCCGCATTCAGGGCACGGCCCCGGAAATTATCCGTATCACAGATGTAATGGACTCATTGATAGCCCATTATCAAAAATACGGAAAGGTGACGAATGACAATGTAAAGGGTTATTTAAATGGTGTTGTGAAATCGCCGGTTACCAGTGCAGAGGATGATGCGGATGTGATCATTTATGGCAACAAAGGGCTGGTAGTCAAAGCCAAAACACCGAACCAGAAGTTGCTGGTAGAGCAGGCCGAGAAATTTGACCTCGTGTTTGCAGTAGGGCCGGCCGGAACCGGAAAAACATACACGGCGGTGGCTATCGCCGTGCGGGCTTTGAAAAACAAGGAAGTTAGGAAGATCATTATAACGCGTCCTGCTGTTGAAGCTGGGGAAAACCTGGGCTTTTTGCCGGGGGACCTGAAAGAGAAAATCGATCCGTATCTACGCCCGATCTACGACGCACTGGACGATATGATCGCGCCGGAAAAACTGAAACTTTATCTGGAAAGCCGCGTGATCGAAATTGCGCCCCTGGCCTATATGCGCGGACGAACATTGAATAATGCATTCATTTTGCTGGATGAGGCCCAAAATACGACGCCTATGCAAATGAAGATGTTCCTGACCAGGATGGGACCGAGTTCAAAAGCCATCATTACAGGAGATAAATCCCAGATCGATTTGCCCAAAAATCTTAAATCGGGGTTAATTGATTCGTTAGCAGTGCTCAAAGGCATTAAAGGGATAAGTTTTGTGGAATTGGATGGATCCGATGTGGTCAGACACCGTTTGGTTAAAGATATTCTTGCAGCTTATGACAAATCTGAGCAGTAA
- a CDS encoding RrF2 family transcriptional regulator, which translates to MNNGRFAISVHILSLLAFEPEGWLSSEFLAGSININPVLVRKELGNLRAHGLVISKEGKTGGSKLARSAESIFMSEIYDAVRQNDLLGKSINSPNPECNVGRQINDYLGDLYTEAELALRSVLGKKSLADFCQNFESEHTKN; encoded by the coding sequence ATGAATAATGGTCGCTTTGCTATATCGGTGCATATTCTTTCCTTGCTTGCATTCGAGCCGGAAGGATGGTTGTCGTCGGAGTTTTTAGCGGGAAGCATTAACATTAATCCGGTGCTGGTTCGGAAGGAGCTCGGCAATCTTCGTGCACATGGACTTGTTATCAGTAAGGAAGGAAAGACTGGAGGAAGCAAACTGGCCAGGTCGGCGGAGTCCATTTTTATGTCTGAAATATACGATGCAGTTCGGCAGAATGACCTTCTTGGAAAGAGCATTAATTCTCCCAATCCGGAGTGTAATGTGGGCCGTCAAATTAATGATTATCTTGGCGATCTTTACACCGAAGCAGAGCTCGCATTAAGGTCCGTTTTAGGCAAAAAATCTTTGGCCGATTTTTGTCAAAACTTCGAGTCTGAGCACACAAAAAATTAA
- a CDS encoding NAD(P)-dependent oxidoreductase: MKVALIGATGFVGAPLLQELISRGHQVTAIARNIGKIPTDSDLVTPMQADVLNTSQVEEAVAGSDIVVSAYNPGWTNPNIYAEYLEGAQSIQTGVKQAGVKRFIVIGGAGSLEVAPGLQLIDTPDFPEEYKAGAGAARKYQGMIKEEDALHWTYLSPAIEMHPGTSGKRTGTYRTSLDTPVYNEQGRSIIAVEDLSVAVVDEVENPQFAKKRFTVAY; the protein is encoded by the coding sequence ATGAAAGTAGCATTAATTGGCGCAACAGGATTTGTCGGCGCTCCCCTCTTGCAGGAGTTGATATCACGCGGCCACCAGGTTACCGCAATCGCCAGAAACATTGGAAAGATCCCAACAGACAGTGACCTGGTAACGCCCATGCAGGCGGATGTGCTCAACACTTCCCAAGTAGAAGAAGCTGTTGCCGGCTCGGATATTGTTGTCAGCGCTTATAATCCCGGCTGGACCAACCCTAATATTTACGCCGAATATCTTGAAGGCGCGCAATCCATTCAAACCGGGGTGAAGCAAGCCGGAGTAAAAAGATTCATCGTCATAGGCGGTGCAGGGAGCCTGGAAGTAGCCCCTGGATTACAATTGATCGACACTCCTGATTTCCCGGAAGAATACAAAGCGGGAGCCGGCGCTGCCCGTAAATACCAAGGCATGATCAAAGAAGAAGATGCCTTGCATTGGACCTATCTCAGCCCTGCTATTGAGATGCACCCAGGCACTTCGGGCAAACGCACGGGAACTTACCGCACATCACTGGACACGCCTGTGTACAATGAACAAGGCAGAAGCATTATTGCAGTAGAAGATCTTTCGGTGGCTGTGGTTGATGAAGTTGAAAATCCGCAGTTCGCAAAGAAACGGTTCACAGTTGCGTACTAA
- a CDS encoding ComEC/Rec2 family competence protein has translation MLPRSPFVGIVLFYMTGILLSEIVPASDLSATLLITLSGLLLITCFILYFKSLKTAFGITFSLFLVSLGAFTMLTFERANDANIAALTSVNYSAYEAEIKSLPEKRTKSVRYEAHITRIKTQEGWVNVDLRALVNVSLQSSVMPEPGNKLIVRGTLDRPMAAQNPMQFDYRQYLRNKGIVGTDYLDEHSFQLVSVTDQSFYLTQWSTGISKWAAGVLRENVDDDAAYGLIKAMLLGRRDDLQSDQVSDYTTSGTVHILSVSGMHVAIIFLVISYLFGWMKRWPAGNFAYLALIIGLLGFYALVTGLPPSVQRATLMCIVFVMAEVFSRKQNAMNTLAFSALLILLVDPAAIYDVGFQLSYLAMSGIFLLYEPLKAIFNPANRILKFVWQISALSFAAQLATFPLSLFYFHQFPSYFWLVNPFVIAFTNVLLPAALVLLLVSPLHVFWLQWIVNKAVWLSAYLTNIAVAVPKSLPGYLVENLNLDKVEVVLLYAVLFTIWYGYHSGVYQYLKFSYLLVIVFATYSVSRSIQIRLSDQRVVHSVPKHRVVSFKKGSSLYVVSDKAFERDVDAYNFYIKNYATSQEISKTVFVTEK, from the coding sequence ATGCTGCCACGTTCACCATTTGTCGGCATTGTTTTGTTCTATATGACCGGCATTTTGCTCAGCGAAATTGTTCCTGCATCGGACCTGTCGGCAACATTGCTCATTACGCTGTCTGGTTTGCTCCTTATCACTTGTTTTATTTTGTATTTCAAAAGCCTTAAAACTGCATTTGGAATAACCTTTTCGCTTTTCCTGGTCTCGCTGGGCGCATTTACCATGCTTACTTTTGAGCGGGCCAATGACGCAAATATTGCCGCATTAACCAGTGTCAATTATTCGGCCTATGAAGCGGAAATCAAGAGCTTACCGGAAAAACGCACCAAATCGGTTCGCTATGAGGCGCATATAACCCGTATTAAAACGCAGGAAGGCTGGGTTAATGTTGATCTGAGAGCATTGGTGAACGTTAGTCTGCAATCTTCGGTCATGCCCGAACCAGGCAACAAACTGATCGTTCGCGGCACATTGGATCGCCCGATGGCTGCCCAAAATCCCATGCAGTTTGACTATCGTCAATATCTTAGAAATAAAGGCATTGTGGGGACGGACTATCTGGATGAGCATTCTTTCCAGTTGGTCTCTGTTACCGATCAATCCTTTTATCTGACACAATGGAGCACCGGCATTTCCAAATGGGCGGCCGGAGTGCTGAGGGAAAATGTGGATGACGATGCGGCTTATGGATTGATCAAAGCCATGCTACTCGGCAGGAGAGACGATCTGCAATCGGATCAGGTAAGCGATTATACGACTTCCGGCACAGTGCACATTCTGTCGGTTTCGGGCATGCACGTTGCGATTATCTTCCTGGTTATCAGTTATTTATTTGGATGGATGAAGCGGTGGCCGGCTGGAAACTTTGCCTATCTGGCGCTGATAATCGGCTTACTAGGCTTTTATGCACTGGTTACGGGCTTGCCTCCGTCGGTGCAGCGCGCAACGCTCATGTGCATTGTTTTTGTCATGGCCGAAGTGTTCAGCCGTAAGCAGAACGCAATGAATACGCTTGCCTTCTCTGCTCTGCTAATTTTGCTTGTGGATCCTGCGGCAATTTACGATGTGGGTTTTCAACTTTCTTACCTGGCGATGAGTGGGATTTTTCTATTGTATGAGCCTTTGAAAGCCATTTTCAATCCCGCGAACAGGATCTTGAAATTTGTCTGGCAGATTTCAGCATTGTCCTTCGCTGCACAGCTTGCTACATTTCCGCTGAGTCTGTTTTATTTTCATCAATTTCCCAGTTATTTCTGGTTGGTTAACCCGTTTGTCATTGCATTCACCAATGTGCTGTTACCGGCTGCGTTAGTCTTGTTGTTAGTATCGCCTCTGCACGTGTTCTGGCTGCAATGGATTGTAAATAAAGCAGTTTGGTTATCCGCATACCTGACCAACATTGCTGTTGCTGTTCCCAAATCATTGCCTGGTTATTTGGTCGAAAACCTTAATCTGGATAAAGTTGAAGTTGTTTTGTTATATGCCGTACTCTTCACAATCTGGTATGGTTATCACTCAGGAGTTTATCAATATCTCAAATTTTCGTATTTGCTGGTGATCGTTTTCGCAACGTATTCAGTTTCCAGGAGCATTCAAATCCGGCTTTCAGATCAAAGGGTGGTGCATTCGGTTCCCAAGCATCGGGTCGTTAGTTTCAAGAAGGGGAGTTCGCTTTATGTAGTGAGCGATAAGGCATTTGAGCGAGACGTTGATGCTTATAATTTTTACATCAAAAACTACGCAACCAGCCAGGAAATAAGCAAAACGGTGTTTGTCACAGAAAAGTGA